The Felis catus isolate Fca126 chromosome B2, F.catus_Fca126_mat1.0, whole genome shotgun sequence region tggagagtgtgatgctaagtgaaataagccatacagagaaagacagataccatatggtttcactcttatgtggatcctgagaaacttaacaggaacccatgggggaggggaaggaaaaaaaaaaaaaaacaggttagagtggaagagagccaaaacataagagactcttaaaaactgagaacaaccgAGCTCAGGCGCCGGGCCCGCCGGGGCCCGCAccctttctggaagaaaaaaaaaaaaaaaaaactgagaacaaactgagggttgatgggggctgggaggggggagagggtgggtgatgggtattgaggagggcaccttttgggatgagcactgggtgttgtatggaaaccaatttgtcaataaatttcatatataaaaaaaaaataaaaaaaaataaattaaaaaaataaaaaaaataaaataaaataaaataaaaaaaaggcttaataaagtttaataaagagaagaatggggcgcctggctggcccagtgggtagagcatgagattcttgatcttggggccatgtgagcccatgtttttaaaattaaaaacaaaatcttaaaaattaagaaataaattacaaaattccTGTTAAAAGCAATCACCGTGTTGGATCAGTTAAAAAATACTCATTctctaaatttaataaaaatgtaacatttcttTAGAGTTTCTAGCAACTAAATTCCAgaagtataatatttaaaatccttttgGTGCATTAACTCCCTTTAAGGAAGGCAACAAAcctaatttcattcatttttgcagCAATCACCAAGATTGCATATGTAAATTTCAGTAGGGTTTTAATCTGAATAAAGTACCCCTTTTCAAAGGACCATTCATGAATGGATTAAGAATAACCTTTAACAAATCCTGATTATTCATGTaaatcaggttttgttttgttttatgccaAATTTAGATGGCTGTGGTAACAGTGAAAGATACTCTaggctagaaataaaaaatacgtCTGTATGACTTGCATTTTAGGCACACttacttcattttgttgttgttacttcaACTTTTCTTTACTCTCGAGATAGTAAAACTTGTGTCAGGATTATGAAAGTAACATGAGAACACAAATGTATGTACCTGACAGAACTCAGATTTCTTGAGATTGTCAAACCAGAGGAGGTGTATCTGATGCAAATCCAGTATCCAAGCCTCAAACTGTGACTCTGTGGAGCAGGGAATTCAATAAGAATCCaggtaatttttgtttgtttttaattattaaaactgaTTATAGAAACTGGAGATAAAGAAGCAGTAGCAGCAACAGGAGTAATGTGACGGGACCCTGAGTAAGGAAAGTTAGAGAAGCCTTTTGTTATTGTCTGGTCTAAGCTGAATATCCAGAAATGGACGAGAATGCCCAAGGAGATTCTGTTATGTGGGGTACAGGGAATTTATGAAGTATGACCCTACGATCAGGGCAATATGGCCTGATCAGACCAAATGATACTTCTTCGGTGAAGAGAGGACAAGAAAACCTCTTAACTGATGTGGAGGTCTGCATAAGGGACAATTTGGGTTTagaactgagaaagaaaaggcagtgaAAAGAAATGGAGCAGTGATATAGGAGCAAACCAGTTTCCTGGTAAGTGAAACCTACATAATGTCTAATTGAGTCTAATTTTAttaaacagaacagaaatcaTGATAATCTAACAAATGAGTGGCACCAACCTACTGGCAAGAGGAATACTACTGGTTAAAGCTGATAATAAACCAAGagcaacaaaaatattattttccaactATGTCCAGAACAGGATAAAAGAGATAATGCTTGAAAACAGGTGATTgacaatgcagaaaaaaaaatcaatcactgaattaaagataaaatgaacACACTAAAGGAAAATTTAGGTTTAAGATGGATATAGAGTTAGCTCTCTAAAACTTAACTTTTCCAGGCCTAGAAAAACTATACTTTATCAAGTAAAATTTCCAAGTATGGATTGCACCAAGAATTAGCAAGTCTATTTAGTAATTCTGGGCTGTTTATGTCAAATTTTTGTTTAGATGGCTAAAAATATTTGGTCATTCATTTTCACAAATCTTGCAATATCCATAGCCCTCTCAACTCCAGAGAATGCAGAAGTATTTATTTCCCAAACCTTCATGTAATAGCTGCTGAACAGCGAAACATTACTGGTAATTGAGATTGGGATGTCTGAGATCATTTGTTTCTAGACACTATATGTCTCAGTAAcaattttgttattctttctttttaaagcaccACACTGTAGGAGCAAAGAAATTAAGAAGCACCTAACAGAATACACAATGATTAATTTTTCCAAAGTCTATCTTAAGCTCACTAAGAATCAGTTAACATAAATATAGCAAATAAGAATGGTGTATTAAGAATAGCTTTCCATGGGGCGCcagggcagctcagttggttgagcatctgagttcagctcaggtcatgatctgacggctcgtgagtttgagccccatatcgggctctgtgttgacagctcagagcctggagtctgctttggattctgtgtccctctctctctctgcccctccctcgctcatgctctctctctctctcaagaataaataaaacatttaaaaaaatagttttccgGTAAGTGAaattgagtcagagaaagacaaataccattatttcactcatatgtgaaatttaaggaataaaacaagcaaagagggtacaaaaagagacaaatcaagaaacagactcttagagaGAATAAGTGATGATTACCaatggtgggtgggaggatgggttaaataaatgatggaaatTAAGTACTGCACTTGTGATCAGCACTGGGTGATAAATGGAGTTGTTCAATCACGTACATATACAATATagtgcatacctgaaactaatataacactgtatgttaactggaattaaaaacttaaaaagcaaaaaaaaaaaaaaaaaaaaaaagctttccacTGAAAATTCAGTGGTGCTTCAATTACCCTCCAAAACTACACTGGTTGAATAAGGAAAAATTAAGTCCATGAGCATCCAGTTAGTTAGGCTTCTTATTTACCATTTTCCtagtaaaaaaaatcttagaaattctgtggctttttttttataaagcttcAGGACAATGCTTATGGTGACAACTTGATAACTTTAATGATTTCCCAACCTTTTATTAGCCTAGACACACAgaactttattgttattttttggtGAAAACAAGAAATACAGCAGAGTGacagacttttatttttcctttgagcaCACAGAAGAAGACTAATAAAGTACTTAATGATCCTTGTTTACTTTGACAGAGCAATTCTACAAATACTTACACTGGTTAGGAACATAAAATTCAAGTACAACATTACTATTAGGGCAAGAAATATCAAGACAAAagaattggttttctttttgaaattactTTCACAAGACACAGCAACAATTTGCAAAATTTCAAGGATCACattcaaattatatttctaagaatAGAGCTATGTATGAAGACAGACCAGAACAAGCTGATATATTAACGAATATTCACAGGTTTCATACTGCACAGGAAACAAGTTTGATATTTTTGCACATATTCTCAATTATAAGCAAAAAGCAGGCCTGTAAATGTCAATTTCACCAGCAagcaaaaatagagaaaggaattaATAGGATTTTACTCAAACACAGTGAAATAATGAGCATATACCATTAATCTTCTATACAGAAAAGATCACTCCTATAACAACAGAGAGAGAACAACCAGACttgcatttttgcattttagACAAAAATCTACTGGTGAATTCAAGGGAGTTAGGGAAAACTCCTCTAAGTATCCTTTTTAAACATCAACCACTTTGATTCTCCCACCTCTCCTAGGAAAAGCTTCAGGGGCCTCCCCCTCCGTTCCCAAAGCTGCAGGGTTCATCCTTCCTGTGCCATTCCAAGACTACTTGGTTCATTTTGGTTTCTGGGCTCTCACTTCCCTCAGCCTAGAGCACCCTCCCCACTGCTGTACCCAGACCTCCCAAGCACTCATGGAACTTAGGGCAAGGCCTTCaaacaggagaaagcaggtaGTCCTTCCCATTACCATATACCACCCAAGTAACACAGCCCTGATACACTGCTGTCCCACCTACTGGAACCTGTCCTGGAAATCCAAACAAACTCCACACATCCCCAGGAAGGAAGTTTGGCATCTCCCACAATGTACACTGCAGCCTGCTCCCTCATCTGttgggagagaagcagggaagggaaggaaatagggaaactgaagccTGAAAGCCAAGAAGGCCAGACAACAGGATGGAGGCCCCTGGGCCATGAGAGCAGTAATAAAATAGTACAGAGAATAGACGTGACCCTCAAAATGCTGCCTTGGGGTTCTTTCTAAGTGGTCAAGGCCACCCCCGCCAAAATTTCCATGTTTAGAAAAGTGGAGTGAAACTAAGTTTGGCCGCTTTACATCACAACCTTCTCTGCATCTGCCTTGACTCCATCACTGTGAGGcccttctgtctttcctccctgcttctctAACTAAACTCAAGAAACACACAGATTTTGGTAAGTGGACAGGGAAAAGGTGGGGTTGTCAAAATTGGCCCAAAAGAACACTGCTCATAACTAAATAACCTACAGGTCTCCCTTTGAAACTTTTAGAACTTACTAAAGGAAGTAGGGTGGAGGCTTGAGGGCAGAAGAGCACAAGAAGACATGTGGAGTCTATTGTACAGTACCTTTCTCTCTTTGGACACCATCAAGGGtagagaaaattaaacaaaaagccCGCTTTGCCAGTTTTGTTTCCTGTCTGCTTCAGAGGAGAGGGAAGTGGAGGAGAGaacaagggggtgggggtggaggaaagagacaaaaagatgcAGAACAGGCCACACAGACCAGGAACACCTTTCCCTCGGTGCCCCCACCCTGGCAACTTTATCATGCTCAGAATGAGTGCAGGAGTTAGAGAAGGGGATACCTAACAAAACTATCTGATTAAGGGTGGTTTGTTGACTCCAGCTCAGAAAGGCTAACTGCTGGAAGTGAACCCCTTCCAGCCTTGCTTTGGGCACTATCACATATGACTGTGCAACCTGCCCCACAGCCAATTGGGTTTATAGGTCACCATTTGATGGCACAAGGGGATTGAGGCGGAGTTCCCTGTGTGCTGCCTGGGAGCTTAAGTCCACAGTCAGTTGCTGAGGAGGCAGGCAATGGTGCCTATGTAAAGCTCATCCAGAAGGGTGACAGCAGGTTTGTGTGGGCCATAGCACCGACCCTCATACTCACCAGTACCTGGTCACAAAGCAGAGTGAAAAGAAGATGCAATAACACTGAAAACCTCTCATCTGTTACCTCACTCATGCCTAGTAGCCACCCACTAGCCCCCTTATTCTGCCAGATAACCAGCAGGGTGGATAGCACAGGCCCAGGGAGGCAGCTGGGAACCAGTTAGTGGTAGCTAGAAATGTCCAGTTTGCGTTGATGGCTGGCATCATCTAGAGTAGTTTCATCTTGCAGCGGTGAAACTCAAAGAACTTGCCATAGAATACATGGTTATCAGGAGGACAGTCAGCATAAAGTAGGAAGTCCAGCTAGTTATTTGCAAAGGTATTGCAAGCTTCTTTGTGGTAGAGAACCACTTAAAAAACTAGGAGAAGACCATGGTCATAGACAGGACCCAAGGCATGCAAAGGAAGGCAGTGCCTATCTACAGCATCATGTGCTTGGCATAGAAGCAGTGCAACACCATGCACTTGAACATGTAACAGGATACAGAAGAGCATGAAGGTCCAGAGGAAGAGGAACACAAACATGTAAGAGTCAATCTTGCAAATGACTGTTGAAGATTTAGGAGAACCAAAGGACAAAATAGTTCAGTGTGAAGAGAAAGCAGATAGAAGACTGCATGCTGTTGGCTAAGCAAAGGTTcaaggggaggtggtgggagactTGTGCAGGAGCTTCTCACAAGGGCAGCGCTTAGCCAGACTGGAACCTGAAGGACCTGGGGCTCTCCACGGGCTGCCTTGCTGGGTCTCGAATTCCTCGGCGAGGCCCTTCGCCCATCAGGTAGTACTGTAGGGGATTGGGCCACAGTTCTGCTTTGATAATCTCAGCAATCCTGTCGAATTCTAGAAGGCTGTGATCTGAGAACCAGTTGAAGAAACTGGGGATAGTGTTTCCTTCCCGATTCCTGTGGATATGTGACTGGGGGTCTTGGCCCCTGTGCCAGCGGATTGGAGTGGAAAGAGAGACCACCCGGCCAGAGGATCTGCGCTCATATTCTTTGACGAGCCCCTCATTTCGGAAATAGGGGTTGCTCTGAAAGATGAACTTGAATTTGCAGCCTGCTCTGGGGTGTTTAAGCTCCTCCACCTCCAAATTGATCATGTACCTCATCATGTCTTCATCTTGGCCACTGATCATAGGTGACAGCTGGGGGTGGTTCCGAAAGGCAGTGACCCAGAAACCTGGGATATTTTGGATAATGAAACTTCTGCGCTGCATATGGAGCCTTCGCATCCGGCCAAACTTGCGCTCCAGCTGAAGGAAGGCCCTGTCAGCCTGGGCATTTACATTTGACAGCTCCTGATCGATGGCCTCCAGGGAATCCATGCAGTTATTGATCTTCGGGGCCTTGGCCCGTGACTCCTCTCTCACTCCTCCTAccaccttcttttccttctgcatCACCTTCTTTTCCTCCACCACCTCCTCCGCTACTCCCTCCTTTTCCGTTGCCGCTGAAACGGCGCACTTTTTTGTCGTCATTTCCTTGGCCTTCGCCCCAGGCATCATCTGAGACCCCAACCCCCCTGCGCCACAGGCTTCTAGAGCTTTCTCCCCAGCAGGGCCCCGCGGCTCTCTACGCTGACAGCCATTTTCCTGGCTATTGTCGGTTGCTACCGCGGGGGAGGCTGAAGCAGAGGCTGCTGCCAAGCCTTCCGTCGGAGACAGACCCTCTTTCTGGACCGATTTGGTCGCTACACGGCTGCGGCTCCCAAAAACTCGAACGCGGAACACGGGGGCACAGCTCGCGGGGCTCTCGGGGGCGCCTGCCTCCGCGGGGGTCTCCAAGTTGCCCTCCTCACCTGTGTCCGCCATCACCTGGGTCGCCTCGGTTTCCTCGCCCTGGCACTGGTTTAGGTCCGGATGTCCTGGGGCATCGTCGGCAGTAGCTACGCCGCAGTCTTTAGCGACAGGAGGGTTGCTGCCCTCATCCAGGGTGCTCATTTTGGTGGAAGTCAGATCCGCAGGAGCAGAGCGTCCCTTGTCCTCTGCAGAAGCCGCGCTCCGCCCCAATCCGCTTGTCGCACCACCCCTCTTTTCCACTCTGGAGGATGCTGCTATGGCAACTGGTGACGTCACGGAGGCAGCATCTTCACGTCGCGCGAGAATTCGCTGAACCTAATGATTACGTCAGTCAAGGGTATgcttttgtctttgtgttttaaaatggatgaatttcGTCTTTCTGGAAAAGATTTGATTTACGTGATTGGGTGCAGACCAAACTCGAACATGTGAGAACTGTGTCAATGTGCATTTCTAAGGCTCTGTATGTATTTCTAAGACACCTAtgctattaatttttctcttaaaatatttacttaaaaggTAAGAAAGGTTATGGTCCAAGTTTATCAGCTCAGAGGGCCGTTCGTGGATGGTAAGGAGGAGTCAGCAATTCACCTGCGTGCCTTTTTTATGAGACTGAGAGCTACCTACTGCGCTAACGAGGCGCCTGCCTGCCTTTTTTAATGTACAGACTCGTGACTATTATCAAAGAATTGAGATGAGCAGagtttgatttttaagaaaagtgtTGCTCTGTTAAGCGatggtttaaaaaattaggaGCAATTGTAAGGGAAGTTTCTCTCATCCTAACAAGACATAATGATTATTTCAATTTGTTTATGTACTTTGGCCAATACCTATGAAGTGATTGGACAATATTTCCTCATCCCTTTTAACTAATATAAGTagcaaatgtattttccttactTAGAAGTGACATACGCGTGAGCATGCAAATTTAGCCGTTAAGCATTTCTGAAAAAGATGTGATCTCAGGAGATTTTAATTTCCACAGTTGTACATAATACATGTTGCTTATCCTTAGGCTGTAATCCTAATCTAAAAGGAGTTCCTGCTTTATAATGCATGTGGGCATGAAGCCAGTAAATACTTGCCCAAATATGCCCCTGTTATAATTTACTGCAGGGCAGAAGCAATAATCAACTGTTTGCAGGCACTGAAACTATTACTTgtccaaattaaaatattttaagtaacatttaaaatgttaaagtatttacttaaaatttgtCTATTCAAGTCAGCTCATACAATTCATCTGCTAGTGATGTCGATACTGTGctatgtgttgttttgtttgttggagtATGAAAACACTGGTGTTAGTCCTTAGAAAAATGCAAGAGTGAAGGAAAACttaaattttgcatatttttgtttaaCATCTTAAATTCATATTAGAAATAtgattataattctttttttaattttttttaacgtttatttatttttgagacagagagagacagcgtgaacaggggaggggcagagagagagggagacacagaatctggaacaggctccaggctcccagctgtcagcgcagagcccgacacggggctcgaactcacagaccgtgagatcatgacctgagccgaagtcggacgcttaacagaccgagccacccaggagcccctgattatAATTCTTTGTAATAGAAACTCCACTACAGAGCCTCCAGATTATGATCACTTTGAAATTAGGACTCAGAAGAGGATCCAGTGAAAAGGAAGCATGTGGGGAATCGGATTTAGAAACAAGCAGCAGCAGGTAGGAGACTGGAGGGAAGTAGTGCAGACCCAGTACAATTAAGAATGAGGTGTTGATGGAAAAGACACTGACATTAAAGGGAAACAGCTTGCCCTGCAGCTTCATAGTTTAGCTCACAAAGGTTTGCAAGAGAATTCGTAAacaattaagatattttttttttaattttttttttaacgtttatttatttttgggacagagagagccagagcatgaacgggggaagggcagagagagagggagacacagaattggaaacaggctccaggctctgagccatcagcccagagcctgacgcggggctcgaactcacggaccgcgagatcgtgacctggctgaagtccgacgcttaaccgactgcgccacccaggcgcccctaagatatTTTTGTACCCCTAGTCAGCCTACTCAAGGACAGACTGTCCAAATTGCTGCCAACTAATCAGATATCCCACAAAAATTGTGCAAACAAGATTCACTCTTCTCAGACTACAAtgattttcctctccttttttttctcttttaataaatcCTATTTTGCCTCTGTGGGGTGAAATCAATTAGTAAGCAACGTGCTATCATTAAGTGACTTTGTGACTTTGAGTCACTCTTTGACACTATTCTGccttgtttcctttcttaaagAGTCTTTGTACTGTGGGAGGATTAATTCTCTaggattataacctgagccaagaagcagagaagagcAAATGCTGAATCAAAGTTCCTTTGCCATAGAAGAAAGAATTTGCTATTTgcaacagaaaattataaaattacctGAGGCTGCTACCTGTgaacttttttctcttgttgtaTATACcaaatttttagaaagatttttacCTCCACTACTTGAAACGTCCCTGTCCATAGCTTTGATTGTTCTTGTCATTGCGATCATTTTCCACTAATAATAGCCTGCCCATTCTTGAAACTCCATTCAAGCCTATCTCAGGAAGATTGCATTAggcattttaatgcatttaatttcaTAAACAAGGACACAGGAATCACAGAAAGTTAACTCACCCGTGGTAAGACATATATTAATTGGCAAATTGCCTCCTCCTGTCTCCTACGCATAACCTTCCCTTATCATTCTGATAGTCCTATAGCTCTATGACCTTTGCCACCCAATTTAGTACTTACTTTCTATCTTTGACTCTCTTGGTTGCTTTATGCAGATCAGTCTCCTCATCCCAGCTGGACAAGGATGGCTGTATAGTGGCTTCATCCTTGGCATCTACAGTGACTGACTATCTCATTGACCATTTTAAtgaaatgtgatgatttgatttaaatgtaaattttaaaaggttttaccAAAATGAATAATATGACTCTGCTAGCATTTCATTTTGAGTTGAGtagatatatgtattataaataggAATCATTTGATTTGCGTATTAGAATATAGCGTTTTTTGGTACACAACAGAGCCTGTCCTAATGGCAATTGGCAATAAACCTCACTACAGAGAAAAAGATATATCAGTAACACGATTGTATGAAAAAGCATTTGCAGAAAATGTCGTGAAAAACTAGAAGGTACATTTGCCACAGGACACGGACTTTAgcaaaagttcaaaaataaactaatatagTCAAACAGGAATGACTTTACTAAAGTATATAGTAAACACGGGAAAACTTAGGAAACATCCACTGTTATTGCTCTTGAACAgcaggttctttttcttttttcagagtgACATGGTTTCTGGTTATATATTCATTTTGGCCTACATTTATTTAGTGTCTTCTAAATGTGccatctcttttaatcctcagaacaaccctgtgaggtaatGATATTATGACCTCCATTTTACATTACCTCAGAAGGAACTCAAGCAAAGAGAAACTGAGTTGCTtatccaaggtcatacagcagCAATATAGAGCCACAAGCTGAAACCAGGTAATCTGACTCAAGAACCGTGCACCCATTCATTATATCGTCCTGCAGTTCTACACAATGTATAAAATGCAAAGGTACTTTCTTAGAAATAAGACCATATGACCATCTCAATTTAATGTTAAATCTTATCTTCCTATTCCCCTCTGCCCATCCAGAAAAATACTAACAATTGTTGGGGAAGCACCCAGTTactaaaaggagaaacaggaatTCACCATTCAGTGCCCTATGTCCGCAGTTCTCTATCCATCAAATGTAAcattccctttgttcatttgtttttttttattggtatTGTGTAGACCTAGTCTTACTAGAGGAGGGCAAAAGACATGGGCTGGAGTTCCAGCTCTGCCTTAACGAGCAATGGAAATTTGGGCAAGtggtttgactttttaaaatctcatttccaCATTtcgaaaatgggaaaaataaggggcacctggctggctcagccagaggagcacgcaactcttgatctcggggtagtgagctcaagcctcacgttggttgtagagcctactttaaaaaaaaataggaataataagaTCACCCAACCCATCTTTATTCACTTCTCAGAGTAGTGGGTCAACACTCTACATAGGTGAACCTTCCTTATAAGTTGCTTTCTTtcctccaccctcaccctcacccccatctccatgtctttttttccttcttgtctttaaaacttatttcatggaaaaattaaaagtaaaaaaataattatttaatggaCCATTACAGCCAAAAGATACTtgattttcaaacaatttccccTAAATGACCCTTAATGTATGGAAGGAGTTATGTCTCTCTGACTGAATGGGTCACCTCTCCTGGGCTCCAAAGCCCAGAGTTGAGTTGAGCAGCAACAGAGGCATTCTATGGAAATGTTTCTCTTCCTCAGACAGGACGAAGGCATCTTTAGCAGACAGACTCCATGTGTCCAGAGCCAGGTAGACTTGCCAATTCCAACAGAAAGCCGTCCTACTTTTTGGGAAAACAATGGCTGAAGAACAACTAACTTCACATTCAAAGAAGATGCCGAGCTAATTGAATTTCTTGCAGGTAAGAGTCAAGGTTGCATTAggcattttaatacatttaacttCATA contains the following coding sequences:
- the TSPYL4 gene encoding testis-specific Y-encoded-like protein 4: MSTLDEGSNPPVAKDCGVATADDAPGHPDLNQCQGEETEATQVMADTGEEGNLETPAEAGAPESPASCAPVFRVRVFGSRSRVATKSVQKEGLSPTEGLAAASASASPAVATDNSQENGCQRREPRGPAGEKALEACGAGGLGSQMMPGAKAKEMTTKKCAVSAATEKEGVAEEVVEEKKVMQKEKKVVGGVREESRAKAPKINNCMDSLEAIDQELSNVNAQADRAFLQLERKFGRMRRLHMQRRSFIIQNIPGFWVTAFRNHPQLSPMISGQDEDMMRYMINLEVEELKHPRAGCKFKFIFQSNPYFRNEGLVKEYERRSSGRVVSLSTPIRWHRGQDPQSHIHRNREGNTIPSFFNWFSDHSLLEFDRIAEIIKAELWPNPLQYYLMGEGPRRGIRDPARQPVESPRSFRFQSG